TTTGTCATCAGGATTTTTAGCCAGATTCCATGGTTCGGTCTGGTCGATGTACTTGTTGGTTTGGGAAACGAGTTTCCAAGTTTCCGCCAAGGCATCGGAGAAGTGCAAATCATTCATTAATTGCTTGTAATTGGCAATCACGGTGGCGGCAGTCTCTTCCAATTCTTTGTCAGCTTCGTTAACGCCGGCCTTGTATGCAGGTAAGATGCCGCCGTCATACTTGTTGATCATAGAAACTGTTCGGTTCAACAAGTTGCCGAGATCATTCGCCAAATCAAAGTTCAACCGGTCAATGAAGTCCTCTGGCGTAAACAGACCATCATTGGCGTAAGGCATTGCGCGGAGCAAGTAATACCGCAATGCATCCAAACCATAACGGTCAACTAAAGTTTCCGGGTAAATGACATTTCCCTTAGACTTGGACATTTTACCGTCCTTCATCAGCAGCCAGCCATGCCCATAAACCGTTTTAGGAAGCGGCAGTCCCAAGGCGTGTAAAATGATGGGCCAATAAATCGTATGGAACCGGACAATTTCCTTACCGACCATTTGCACATTGGCTGGCCAATATTTCTTAAAGTTGCTGTCATCTTTGCCGTCATAGCCAAGAGCAGTAATATAGTTGGTCAAAGCATCGATCCAAACGTAAACCACGTGCTTTGGATCCGACTTGACCGGGACACCCCAAGTAAAGGTCGTCCGCGAAACCGCTAAGTCTTCCAAACCGGGTTCGATGAAGTTTTTGATCATTTCATTCATCCGGGTTGCCGGCTGGATGAAGTTAGGATTGTCTTTGTAATATCGCAGCAGCCAATCAGCATACTTACTCATTTTGAAGAAGTATGACTGCTCGTGAACCAATTGAACTTCGTGGCCGCTGGGTGCTTTACCACCGGTTACCTTGCCGTTTTTATCGCGGTAAACCTCGGCGAGTTGACTCTCAGTAAAGTACTCTTCGTCCGATACCGAATACCAGCCGGTATATTCACCCAAATAAATGTCGCCATTGTCCAGTAGTTTCTGGAAGATATCGGCGACCGCTTTTTCATGGTAATCATCGGTTGTTCGAATGAATTTGGTGTTGGAAATTTCCAGCTTTTTCCAAAGTTGTTTGATTGATGCAGCCATCTGATCAACATAGTCCTTAGGCGACATCCCCAACTGTTCTGCTTTTTGTTCAATCTTTAATCCGTGTTCATCCGTCCCTGTCAGGAAGAAGACGTCATAGCCCATTGCCCGCTTGAAACGTGCTTCGGCATCACAGGCAATTGTTGTGTAGGAATTGCCGATATGTAACTTCCCGGATGGATAATAAATTGGTGTTGTGATATAAAATGTTGGCTTACTTTCTGCCATGAAAGTACCTCTTTTCATGCTTAATTATTCTTTAGGATATTACAATCCAGTATAGCAAATATTTTTTGGAATGGCGATGAGAATTGGATTTGGGTGAGATGGTCGTAGTCGAAGTTCAATATCGCTTTGAATCGGTGGTGATTTGCTTTTACCTAGTGATAACGTGCTCAACGGAGCAGCAACCTGCACCTAAGTATGGTCGGACAAAAATCAAAATGATTTTCATCCAACCACACTTAGGCTCCGGTTGCTATGCGCTCCGGATCGCAGTCATTTAAAACAAATCCATCTGCACCGGCGACAAGCCGCCAAATTCAATCCCCAACATCTTCTTTAACTGCAGGGCGTTGTCTGCTGCGTCCCCGCCGCTATTATTATTGAAGATGACACAAACTTCTTTGGCCTGCTTGTCCAGATCCAGGACCACTTTTCGAAAAGCTGCCAGTTCTTCTTCCGAATACCGGTACAACGTCCTTTTCCCGCGCCAATCTGCTGACTGCTCCGTCCAGCCTTTGACGTTTCGACCGTGAAGCCGCAACAACGTCAGATTCTCCGTTGTCACCAGCGGTTCGAAAGGCACGCCGGCATTGGTGGTATGCGGTTCGTCAACCGCCACCAACGTCATTCCCAGTTCGCTGAGATAGCCGGCGACGTCATCGGTAATCTCGTCACCATACCAAGTTGAGTTGCGAAACTCCACTGCAACAGGATATCCGGCCATCAACTGGCTAATTCGACGCAGGTACTGAATCGTCGCAATCTTTCTGGCAAAGTATGGCGGAAACTGAAACAGGATCGCCTTGAGCTGACCGGTGTCCATTAATGGGGCAACCGCCCGCTTGTATTCGTTGAAAGCCACAAACCGCTGCTCATTATCAACCGGGTCGGCGCTGCCCTGATCGTGCATGGTCATCACCCGGTTGGCCTTCAAAATAAATTGAAAGTTATCCGGTACCTGTTTTTGCCAGTTGGTGATCACTTCAACTTTGGGAATCGCATAAAACGGCGTGTCCAGTTCGACGACCGGAAAATACCCACTGTATTCAGTTAAGCGGACTTTACGTTTAGCACCGTCGATCAGTGAAGGATGCTCGGAAAACGTCATTAACCCAATGGTAATCAATCAGCCCACCTCCCGGCTGTTTAGACATTCACCGTCAAATCTTTGAAGAAGTCAACGGCATTTTCTTTGACCATCGTAAACGGAAAACCAAATTGAAGCGGCTCTTCATTAACCGCCAGAACTTTGGCATTTTGAGAACGATAATCAATCAAGCCGGCAAACGGGTAGACCCGCATTGATGTGCCGACAATCACGATCAGATCAGCTTGGGACACTGCCTCAACACTCTTGGAAATGGCAACTGGATCAAGCCCTTCACCATATAACACAATGTCTGGTCGTAAAATGCCGCCACAGTTTTCGTGATACATACTCTTTAAATAATCCTTGTAATTGACTGTCTTGTGGCACTTCTGACAATACACTTTGTACAGATTGCCGTGAAACTCGACTAAATTCTGCGTGTTGGCCTTGCGGTATAGGCTGTCAATATTTTGGGTCACCACAACGGCATTGCGTTTCTGGGTAAACTCAGCCTGGCGCTCATGAATCACGTTTGGCTTGGCATCCGGGTAATACATATTTGATTTTTCGTACTCCCAGAAAACTTTGGGTTCATCACGAAGACAATCGGTACTTAAATAATACTCAGCGGGTTTATCAGATTTGTCATTGGTGTACAGCCCGTTCTTTGATCGATAGTCAGGAATCCCTGATGCCGTGGAGACACCGGCACCAGTCAAAAAGACAATTCTTTTTGCGTTATCAAATTCAGCTTGCAGCTTAGAATCAATCATCGTATTCCTCCTTCAAAAGTTCATTACTTGCGAACGATATAAGGCATTTTAAGATCGTCGAACAACTGCTTGACGCTTTTATCATAGACCCCTTTGAAAAATTCCGGATCGTCCTGGTTGCCCTTGGGGTTGGCCAGCACAAATGAGTTCTGATCATCTACCCGGTTAAAGCCGACGTAACCCTTGGTGTTGCTGGTAACCTCGGTCAAGTCGGAATGATAAATTTCAAATAGCTGTTTAACTTTCAATCCCAGTTGCCGTTCAGACAAAACACTGGTAAGGGTGGTGAACTCCGTGTTGTGCAGAGCCGGCAGTTCCCAGTCCTTTAACTGTTCATCAAAGGCTTTAAAGAGCTTGACGACGTTGCGCCGCAATCCAAATGGTGAATCGGTCGGCTTATCGGTGATCACTTGATACAACTTTTGGGCAGCCTCAAAGGAAACCGGGAAATCCTGTTTGAATTTGTCAGCCACCTTGTCAATTCCCTCGCCGTAAAAGACCAGCGCATCCAATAACGTGGTTAACCGTAACATCATCTGATCGTCCAGTGGATCCGGTTCAGGTTTGATGGTCGCATATACGCCTTTGAGATACATCTCTTCGATGTCGTCATTGATCAAATTGTGCTTTCGCTGCTCGGACACAACCACAAAATGAGAGACAATGTCGTAGAGTTCCGTTCCCATCATTTTTAATTGTTCATCCAGGGTATCATCGCCAGTGGTCAGTGAATAAAAGACCTGCGGAAAGCCGCGGAGGACCATCAATAGGTGCAGCAGTTCATGTGAAGCCGTGTAGTCGGGAGCACTTAAGTCTGCGATTTGGACGATGATATTTTTTCCGTCCTGAACCGTTTGGGCCTGATCGTGACGTACATATCCTGATTGCAGCTTGCCGATAAAAGTCACCGTTACCGTCCCGGGAAAGAAGTTATTAACGGCGTCAATTAAGCCGTGAACGTCTTTGTTTAACTCGATATCAATATTGTTATCCATCATGTTCTCCTATCTGCGAAGTGTTTTTAAAATTTCTTTAACTGTTTGTGAACTGGGATGATCCATCCCCTGAAGCTTTCGAACAACAACTGGCAACTCCTGCATTGTGGTTCCATTTGAAAGCGCTAAGGACCTTAATTGAAGATTCATATGGCCCTTTTGAATACCATCGGTCACCAAAGCTTTTAGGGCAGCCAAGTTTTGAGCCAACCCCAGTGCGGCGACCACCTGCATTTCCTCACGGGAATTGCCGATCTGAGCGATCTGCTTGTTAATGCCGGCCAACGGCAAAACCTTGCTGGCACCGCCGACAAATCCGATTGGGACTGGCAGCGACATGCGTCCCACCAGTTGATCTTCGTCAATCTCCCATGTACTCAAGCCTTGATACGACCCACTTCGAGCCGCAAACGCATGAGCTGCGCTTTCAACTGCCCGCCAATCATTACCAAAGGCCATCACGGCGGCGTCAACACCATTCATAATTCCTTTGTTATGCGTCGTCGCCCGCCGAATATCCAACTGGGCGACCTGACTGGCATCGGCAATTTTTTGGGCCACCTGAGGGCCAGATAACGACTTGGTTCCTAGTTTGGCCATCGCCACCTTACCGGAAACTTCAACGATCGCTTGATCAACGAAATTCGTTAAGATTGCCATCGTGGTTTCAACCGTCAACTGCTCAGAAAGCCAATTCGACACAGCTTCCAACATCGTATTGATGATGTTGGCGCCCATTGCCTCACCGGTATCAACCAGTAGGTCGACCGACAGGAACTGCTTAGAGAGAATCCGGACATCTAGGCCTTTGGCACCTCCACCATACTTTAAAACGCTTGGATGACTCTGGTCTGCAATTTGAATCAGCTGCTGCTGATAATCATGAACAAACTTTGTCACCTGATGAGGATCTGCGTCTTTGACGATGATCTGGCCGCTCACCAGGTTATCAGGAACACTGCAATGAATGCCTGCTCCTGCCGATAACAGTTTGGCACCATTGCTGGCAGCCGCAATCACTGACGGTTCTTCAGTCACCATTGGTACCAAATGTTCGTGGCCGTTGACAACCAGGCCAACTGCGATTCCCTCAGGGAGTGGATAATCCGTCAGATTGTTTTCAATTAATTCTCCGGACCTTGGGTTCAAGGACCGTCCAAGCAAATCGAGTTGAGCCTTTGATAAATTGGCAGCTTCAGCGATCAGCGAAAGACGCTGCTCGTAAGACTTT
Above is a genomic segment from Lentilactobacillus buchneri containing:
- the metG gene encoding methionine--tRNA ligase, giving the protein MAESKPTFYITTPIYYPSGKLHIGNSYTTIACDAEARFKRAMGYDVFFLTGTDEHGLKIEQKAEQLGMSPKDYVDQMAASIKQLWKKLEISNTKFIRTTDDYHEKAVADIFQKLLDNGDIYLGEYTGWYSVSDEEYFTESQLAEVYRDKNGKVTGGKAPSGHEVQLVHEQSYFFKMSKYADWLLRYYKDNPNFIQPATRMNEMIKNFIEPGLEDLAVSRTTFTWGVPVKSDPKHVVYVWIDALTNYITALGYDGKDDSNFKKYWPANVQMVGKEIVRFHTIYWPIILHALGLPLPKTVYGHGWLLMKDGKMSKSKGNVIYPETLVDRYGLDALRYYLLRAMPYANDGLFTPEDFIDRLNFDLANDLGNLLNRTVSMINKYDGGILPAYKAGVNEADKELEETAATVIANYKQLMNDLHFSDALAETWKLVSQTNKYIDQTEPWNLAKNPDDKDKLDAVMAHLAAGLRVIAELISPVMTHAPKEIFAQLGITEDIDLEDLKFEDVPAGVKAVAKGTPIFPRVEVDDEVDYIKQQMTKTDKAKGRAAMKEAAEADFNPEETNLNLTKKEVRFEAFEKIELKVAEIKDVNKVEGADKLLQFRLDAGDDGDRQILSGIAEWYPDYKQLIGKKVIIVSNLKPRKMRGQVSQGMLLSVEHKDGNVELVTVGSHLENGVTLE
- a CDS encoding hydroxymethylglutaryl-CoA reductase, degradative, whose translation is MENKRDHFYKKSYEQRLSLIAEAANLSKAQLDLLGRSLNPRSGELIENNLTDYPLPEGIAVGLVVNGHEHLVPMVTEEPSVIAAASNGAKLLSAGAGIHCSVPDNLVSGQIIVKDADPHQVTKFVHDYQQQLIQIADQSHPSVLKYGGGAKGLDVRILSKQFLSVDLLVDTGEAMGANIINTMLEAVSNWLSEQLTVETTMAILTNFVDQAIVEVSGKVAMAKLGTKSLSGPQVAQKIADASQVAQLDIRRATTHNKGIMNGVDAAVMAFGNDWRAVESAAHAFAARSGSYQGLSTWEIDEDQLVGRMSLPVPIGFVGGASKVLPLAGINKQIAQIGNSREEMQVVAALGLAQNLAALKALVTDGIQKGHMNLQLRSLALSNGTTMQELPVVVRKLQGMDHPSSQTVKEILKTLRR
- a CDS encoding NAD-dependent protein deacylase, with product MIDSKLQAEFDNAKRIVFLTGAGVSTASGIPDYRSKNGLYTNDKSDKPAEYYLSTDCLRDEPKVFWEYEKSNMYYPDAKPNVIHERQAEFTQKRNAVVVTQNIDSLYRKANTQNLVEFHGNLYKVYCQKCHKTVNYKDYLKSMYHENCGGILRPDIVLYGEGLDPVAISKSVEAVSQADLIVIVGTSMRVYPFAGLIDYRSQNAKVLAVNEEPLQFGFPFTMVKENAVDFFKDLTVNV
- a CDS encoding DUF72 domain-containing protein: MITIGLMTFSEHPSLIDGAKRKVRLTEYSGYFPVVELDTPFYAIPKVEVITNWQKQVPDNFQFILKANRVMTMHDQGSADPVDNEQRFVAFNEYKRAVAPLMDTGQLKAILFQFPPYFARKIATIQYLRRISQLMAGYPVAVEFRNSTWYGDEITDDVAGYLSELGMTLVAVDEPHTTNAGVPFEPLVTTENLTLLRLHGRNVKGWTEQSADWRGKRTLYRYSEEELAAFRKVVLDLDKQAKEVCVIFNNNSGGDAADNALQLKKMLGIEFGGLSPVQMDLF